The Manis javanica isolate MJ-LG chromosome 2, MJ_LKY, whole genome shotgun sequence genome contains a region encoding:
- the LOC140847870 gene encoding serine/threonine-protein kinase TAO1-like → MAFKAEREHTAFPRRGKTNLLQHLRRYLELQCRRLKRKLLLGCHNLEQDLVREELNKRKAQKDLEHAMLLRQHESTQELEFRHLSTVQKMRCELMRLQHQAKLTDQLERNKRRERELRRKHVMQVRQQPKSLKPHLDEAQEAECQALKMQRQQELELLTEFQSKIKMQAEAQHAQELRELEQRVSLHKALLK, encoded by the exons atggctttcaaagcagaaagagaacataCAGCATTTCCAAGAAGAGGAAAGACCAATCTTCTTCAGCATCTGAGACGGTACCTAGAGCTGCAATGCCGTCGCTTGAAAAGAAAGTTGTTACTTGGGTGCCATAACTTGGAGCAGGACCTTGTCAGGGAG gaattaaataaaagaaaggctCAAAAGGACTTAGAGCATGCAATGCTACTGCGACAGCATGAATCCACGCAAGAACTGGAGTTCCGCCACCTCAGCACAGTGCAGAAGATGCGCTGTGAGTTGATGAGACTGCAGCATCAAGCCAAGCTCACTGACCAGCTGGAGCGTAATAAACGGAGAGAGCGAGAACTAAGGCGGAAGCATGTCATGCAGGTTCGACAGCAGCCTAAGAGTCTGAAG ccgCATTTGGATGAAGCACAGGAGGCAGAGTGCCAGGCTTTGAAAATGCAGCGgcagcaggaactggagctgTTGACTGAATTTCAGAGCAAGATCAAAATGCAGGCTGAGGCACAACATGCTCAAGAGCTTCGGGAGCTTGAACAGAGGGTCTCCCTCCACAAGGCACTCTTAAAATAA